The following are encoded in a window of Rubellicoccus peritrichatus genomic DNA:
- a CDS encoding methyltransferase domain-containing protein, translating into MSKENVAVGFRNVDKTGNENVYSRCLSTLDSLPYYVAIKRQSYERLKLMPNDNVLDAGCGIGDDVFRMAEKVSDGSVVGMDSSVAMLKEAWADKRSSELPVQFIHGDIKTIPFGEGYFSKCRIDRVLQHVPQPREAIKELVRVLEPGGLLLAYDNDWGSFSVNSDDMELTRIIENLWTGSLTNTWIGRYLTTYFVDAGLRDVIAYPSVSLITDFETADKIYFLRQTVERAVSEKLITEKVGQSWISELAKKTERGCFAASLTAYTVVGRKPQ; encoded by the coding sequence ATGAGTAAGGAAAATGTAGCTGTTGGATTCAGGAACGTTGACAAGACTGGAAATGAAAATGTCTATTCACGGTGTTTGTCGACTTTGGATTCATTGCCATACTACGTTGCGATCAAACGTCAGAGTTATGAGCGACTGAAGTTGATGCCGAATGATAACGTCCTTGATGCAGGATGCGGAATTGGAGACGATGTTTTTCGCATGGCCGAAAAGGTCTCTGATGGTTCTGTTGTAGGCATGGATTCCAGCGTGGCGATGCTCAAAGAGGCATGGGCGGATAAGCGGAGCAGTGAACTGCCTGTCCAGTTTATTCATGGCGATATCAAGACGATTCCTTTCGGTGAGGGTTACTTTTCAAAGTGTCGCATTGACCGTGTGCTCCAGCATGTCCCGCAACCCAGGGAAGCAATCAAAGAGCTTGTCCGGGTTCTTGAGCCGGGTGGTCTCTTGCTGGCCTATGACAATGACTGGGGTAGCTTTTCTGTGAATTCCGATGACATGGAATTGACCCGCATTATCGAAAACTTGTGGACTGGTTCCTTGACCAATACTTGGATTGGGAGATACCTGACAACTTACTTTGTCGATGCTGGATTGAGGGATGTGATTGCTTATCCAAGTGTTTCACTTATCACCGACTTTGAAACTGCAGACAAGATATACTTTCTAAGGCAAACAGTGGAACGTGCTGTATCAGAAAAGCTGATTACAGAGAAAGTCGGGCAGAGTTGGATTAGCGAGCTCGCCAAGAAAACGGAAAGGGGTTGTTTCGCCGCATCTTTGACTGCTTACACGGTCGTAGGGCGTAAGCCTCAATGA
- a CDS encoding DUF3095 domain-containing protein, which translates to MKSIDFYQDLQGFTDFKGMTRDANFKAVPEDWKVIITDVKGSTKAIEAGRYKDVNTIGAATIVSAHNALGALEFPYVFGGDGATLLIPAEYEEQAKVELTALKKLSESQFGLELRTGLVGVDELVDEGSFIEVAKFLLVGKKSVAFFRGGGLSLAEKKVKGDPGRYEFESDISGSTNLQKLSCRWKPIPAKRGRTLSLLVSARGENGDAIYRQVIEALDNVFEGQLDQANPVNTSQMSYNSFGESYQNEKRLHASPWSFAFIRRVVEIAASVLIFRLGIPPLIFNPKQYADSFNTHSDYRKFDDMLRMVLDCSAEQAKRIQSFLDDLYHDGKIYYGLHESDNSLMTCFVDWLGEGEHIHFIDGGNGGYAMAAKHLKAQLRAGEN; encoded by the coding sequence ATGAAATCGATCGACTTTTACCAAGACCTCCAAGGCTTTACTGATTTCAAAGGCATGACCCGGGATGCGAATTTTAAAGCGGTTCCCGAGGACTGGAAGGTTATCATTACAGATGTCAAAGGCTCGACCAAGGCAATTGAAGCAGGGCGTTACAAGGATGTGAATACGATAGGTGCCGCCACGATTGTGTCAGCACACAATGCTTTGGGGGCTTTGGAATTTCCCTATGTTTTTGGTGGAGACGGTGCCACACTGTTGATACCGGCAGAATATGAAGAGCAGGCTAAGGTTGAGTTAACTGCACTGAAGAAACTATCCGAATCCCAGTTTGGTCTGGAGTTGAGGACGGGATTGGTGGGGGTCGATGAGTTGGTCGATGAAGGGAGTTTTATTGAGGTCGCGAAGTTCCTTTTGGTTGGCAAAAAGTCAGTCGCTTTTTTCCGGGGAGGTGGCCTTTCCCTTGCAGAGAAAAAAGTGAAAGGCGATCCCGGGCGTTATGAGTTTGAGTCCGATATTTCAGGAAGCACAAATTTGCAAAAACTCTCATGCCGCTGGAAACCTATCCCGGCAAAACGCGGCCGGACATTGTCTCTTTTAGTCTCCGCCAGAGGTGAGAACGGCGATGCGATTTACCGGCAGGTTATCGAGGCACTTGATAACGTATTTGAAGGGCAACTGGACCAGGCCAACCCGGTTAACACCTCACAGATGAGTTATAATAGTTTTGGAGAAAGCTATCAGAATGAGAAGCGCCTGCATGCCTCGCCGTGGTCTTTTGCCTTCATCAGGCGCGTTGTTGAGATCGCTGCTTCGGTTTTGATCTTCCGGCTGGGGATCCCGCCTTTGATCTTTAATCCGAAACAGTACGCTGATTCCTTTAACACCCATTCGGACTACCGGAAGTTTGATGATATGCTGAGGATGGTACTTGATTGTAGCGCTGAGCAGGCAAAACGTATTCAGTCATTCCTGGATGATCTATATCATGATGGGAAAATATATTATGGGCTTCATGAATCAGATAATTCTCTGATGACTTGTTTTGTCGACTGGTTGGGTGAGGGGGAGCATATTCACTTCATCGATGGCGGCAACGGAGGTTATGCCATGGCAGCCAAGCATTTAAAAGCACAGCTCCGTGCTGGGGAAAATTAA